A single region of the Streptomyces sp. NBC_01262 genome encodes:
- a CDS encoding HEAT repeat domain-containing protein: MFDPDIAPSGTLLGLLQRGRGDGTLHALAAQRADALAALESCVLRDPRHDWRVESRSLYYARLYSELEGPLDGIEQHLFHPDDLLITDEHRCGLALSVLGHLAGYGRRDALHLLRRYAEVGGSWEWALDELAVRDDDEPLRSLGPAVLARFPVTPEGDGQLAEAVREAYEPRPWRLWSEHPDPAVAERVRKATEQTSFDRWQRQLRPAGPTPGWSVRAVLDWAQEGLDKHPAQHRDAPAARCLAAVAGPEDRAELLEAALSGPAAARAAALRHLADRQDPGVLDLIEAAADSPDELVARAALESFERMRSIAALTRARAWSPREDALGSAAARMLACRGGTQDSERVLGALRRLVQRDGADADGLAALVEGTGRLSIQCAAPVLRHVYRETSSSQLRGIAAQSLASTDPSFPSGFAVECLWDCEETTRGLAAHHVATADVRVLAQLRRLAADPAEEADVQTAVRGRLAG; the protein is encoded by the coding sequence ATGTTCGATCCCGACATAGCGCCCAGTGGAACCCTTCTCGGCCTCCTCCAGCGAGGACGTGGAGACGGGACCCTGCACGCCCTCGCGGCGCAGCGAGCCGACGCGCTCGCGGCCCTGGAGAGCTGCGTCCTGCGTGACCCCCGCCACGACTGGCGCGTGGAATCCCGCTCCCTCTATTACGCGCGGCTCTACTCCGAGCTGGAGGGACCACTCGACGGAATCGAACAACACCTCTTCCACCCCGACGACCTCCTGATCACCGACGAGCACCGCTGCGGCCTCGCCCTGTCCGTCCTCGGCCACCTGGCCGGCTACGGCCGCCGCGACGCGCTGCACCTGCTGCGCCGCTACGCCGAGGTGGGCGGCTCCTGGGAATGGGCCCTCGACGAGCTCGCCGTACGCGACGACGACGAGCCCCTGCGCTCGCTGGGCCCCGCCGTGCTCGCCCGCTTCCCGGTCACACCCGAGGGCGACGGGCAGCTCGCCGAAGCCGTGCGCGAGGCGTACGAACCCCGGCCCTGGCGCCTGTGGTCCGAGCACCCGGACCCGGCCGTCGCCGAGCGGGTGCGCAAGGCGACCGAGCAGACCTCGTTCGACCGCTGGCAGCGTCAGCTGCGGCCCGCCGGCCCCACCCCCGGGTGGAGTGTGCGCGCCGTCCTGGACTGGGCGCAGGAGGGCCTGGACAAGCACCCCGCCCAGCACCGCGACGCCCCCGCCGCGCGCTGCCTGGCCGCCGTCGCCGGCCCGGAGGACCGCGCCGAGCTGCTGGAGGCCGCCCTGAGCGGCCCCGCCGCCGCCCGCGCCGCCGCCCTGCGGCACCTCGCCGACCGGCAGGACCCCGGTGTCCTCGACCTCATCGAGGCCGCCGCCGACAGCCCCGACGAGCTCGTCGCCCGCGCCGCCCTCGAATCCTTCGAGCGCATGCGCAGCATCGCCGCCCTCACCCGTGCCCGCGCGTGGTCCCCGCGAGAGGACGCCCTCGGCTCCGCCGCCGCGCGTATGCTCGCCTGCCGAGGCGGCACGCAGGACTCAGAACGGGTGCTGGGCGCCCTGCGCAGGCTCGTCCAGCGCGACGGCGCCGACGCCGACGGCCTCGCCGCCCTGGTCGAAGGCACCGGCCGGCTCTCCATCCAATGCGCCGCCCCCGTGCTGCGCCACGTCTACCGCGAGACCTCCTCCTCCCAGCTCCGTGGCATCGCCGCGCAGTCCCTCGCCTCCACCGACCCCTCCTTCCCCTCCGGCTTCGCCGTCGAGTGCCTCTGGGACTGCGAGGAGACCACCCGGGGCCTGGCCGCCCACCACGTCGCCACCGCCGACGTCCGCGTCCTCGCCCAGCTCCGCCGCCTCGCCGCCGACCCGGCCGAGGAAGCCGACGTACAGACCGCGGTCCGGGGCCGCCTGGCGGGCTAG
- a CDS encoding glycosyltransferase codes for MSSGLRIVRLANFVTPVSGGLRTALRHLGAGYLAAGHEPVLIVPGPRARDEHTDQGRVITLPGPLVAGTGGYRVLSARGPVERLLESLAPDRLEVSDRTTLRWTGEWARRRRVPAVMVSHESVDGVLRTWGMPTGLAQAAADRLNRRSAHAYSRIVCTTGWAAAEFERIGARNVVHAPLGVDLDRCHPAHRDDALRAQYARGAEVMLAMCSRLSPEKRPGRALDAVAHLRARGVDAALVVVGEGPMRARLEERARADGLPVTFLGHVADRDRLSALQATADVVLAPGPVETFGLAALEALACGTPVVVSALSALPDIVGPAGTAATDDGAAFAEAVQYLLARPEQVRRAVARAQAERYGWPAAVEAFLNAHHAAPRLTAHGSTR; via the coding sequence ATGAGCAGCGGTCTGCGCATCGTGCGGCTCGCCAACTTCGTCACCCCCGTCTCCGGCGGCCTGCGCACCGCGCTGCGCCACCTCGGCGCGGGCTACCTCGCCGCCGGGCACGAGCCCGTACTGATCGTCCCCGGGCCGCGGGCCCGCGACGAGCACACCGACCAGGGACGGGTCATCACCCTGCCCGGCCCGCTGGTGGCCGGCACCGGCGGCTACCGGGTCCTGTCGGCCCGGGGCCCGGTCGAACGGCTCCTGGAGTCGCTCGCCCCGGACCGGCTGGAGGTCTCCGACCGTACGACGCTGCGCTGGACGGGGGAGTGGGCGCGCCGGCGGCGCGTGCCGGCCGTGATGGTCTCCCACGAGAGCGTGGACGGGGTGCTGCGCACCTGGGGCATGCCGACCGGGCTCGCGCAGGCCGCCGCCGACCGCCTCAACAGGCGCAGTGCTCATGCGTACTCGCGCATCGTCTGCACCACAGGCTGGGCGGCCGCCGAGTTCGAGCGGATCGGGGCCCGCAACGTCGTGCACGCCCCGCTCGGCGTGGACCTCGACCGCTGCCACCCGGCCCACCGGGACGACGCGCTGCGCGCGCAATACGCCCGCGGGGCGGAGGTGATGCTGGCGATGTGCTCCCGGCTGTCGCCGGAGAAGCGGCCGGGACGGGCCCTGGACGCCGTGGCGCACCTGCGGGCCAGGGGTGTCGACGCGGCGCTCGTGGTGGTCGGGGAGGGGCCGATGCGCGCCCGGCTGGAGGAGCGGGCGCGGGCCGACGGACTGCCCGTCACCTTCCTCGGCCACGTCGCCGACCGCGACCGGCTCTCCGCGCTCCAGGCCACCGCCGATGTCGTGCTCGCGCCCGGTCCGGTCGAGACCTTCGGCCTGGCCGCCCTCGAAGCGCTCGCGTGCGGCACCCCCGTCGTCGTCAGCGCCCTGTCCGCCCTTCCCGACATCGTCGGCCCGGCCGGCACCGCGGCCACTGACGACGGCGCCGCCTTCGCCGAAGCCGTCCAGTACCTCCTCGCCCGCCCCGAGCAGGTCCGCCGGGCCGTCGCCCGCGCCCAGGCCGAGCGGTACGGGTGGCCCGCCGCCGTCGAGGCCTTCCTCAACGCCCACCACGCCGCGCCGCGGCTCACCGCCCACGGGAGCACGAGATGA
- a CDS encoding hydantoinase B/oxoprolinase family protein: MTGLTGPTGQSELTGPTGLWEFWVDRGGTFTDVVGRRPDGRLVTAKLLSHDPERYNDAPVAGIRRVLGLGPGDPIPADRISAVKMGTTVATNALLERKGEPTLLVVTEGFRDALRIAYQNRPRLFDRRIVLPEALYERVAEIPERRDAHGGIVRPLDLDAADRELRAARDAGITSAAIALMHAYRHPEHEQALAQAARDLGFTQISCSHEVSPLIKLIPRGDTTVVDAYLSPILRRYVDEVARELHGVRLMFMQSNGGLREAGHFRGKDAVLSGPAGGVVGMARTSGQAGYDRVIGFDMGGTSTDVSHYAGELERVYGTQVAGVRMRAPMMNIHTVAAGGGSVLHFDGQRYRVGPDSAGAVPGPACYRRGGPLTVTDANVMLGRVQPAHFPAVFGPGGDQPLDAQAVHDGFARLAQATGDRRSPEEVAAGFLEIAVLNMANAVKKISVQRGYDITRYALTSFGGAGGQHACAVADALSVDTVIVPPLAGVLSAYGIGLADATAMRERSVETELRDENLPLVRESAADLAEQARAQLHDDGVPDDTVETVTRVHLRYAGTDSSLPVAPGTAAAMRTAFEEAHRARYAFTMDKPLVVEAVSVEAVGAAGPPSRHTVERVPRKGDFAPVADVRMFAEGRPQQAGLYLRDDLRTGDTVKGPAIIAESDATTVVEPGWQAAAGEHGHLLLTRIRPRPSRTAVGTDVDPVLLEVFNNLFMAVAEQMGVRLENTAHSVNIKERLDFSCALFDAEGNLIANAPHIPVHLGSMGESIKEVLRRNHGRLRPGDVYAINDPYHGGTHLPDVTVVSPVFDERGERLLFLVASRGHHAEIGGLTPGSMPAFSRTIHEEGVLFDNWLLVRDGRMREAETRALLTGAEYPSRDPESNLADLRAQIAANEKGISELARMTEEFGLDVVHAYMRHVQDNAEESVRRIIATLTDGSYAYETDNGAVIRVSVTVNHDTRSAVLDFTGTSPQQDGNFNAPQSVVMAAVLYVFRTLVADDIPLNSGCLKPLEVRIPAGSMLAPAFPAATVAGNVETSQAVTGALYAALGVQAEGSGTMNNVTFGNARVQYYETVASGSGAGDGFDGADAVQTHMTNSRLTDPEVLEWRYPVRVDGFSIRDTSGGPGHWRGGHGVVRRIRFLEPMTVALLTSHRRVPPYGMAGGCPGALGTNTIERADGTVTSLRGCDAAEVGPGDVLVVATPGGGGYGSQN, from the coding sequence ATGACCGGACTGACCGGACCCACCGGACAGAGCGAACTCACTGGACCAACCGGACTCTGGGAGTTCTGGGTCGACCGCGGCGGCACCTTCACCGACGTCGTGGGCAGACGGCCGGACGGCCGCCTGGTCACCGCCAAGCTGCTGTCACACGACCCGGAGCGCTACAACGACGCGCCCGTCGCCGGGATCCGCCGCGTGCTGGGTCTGGGCCCGGGGGACCCGATCCCCGCCGACCGCATCTCCGCGGTCAAGATGGGCACCACGGTCGCCACCAACGCCCTGCTCGAACGCAAGGGCGAACCCACCCTCCTGGTCGTCACAGAGGGCTTCCGCGACGCCCTGCGCATCGCGTACCAGAACCGTCCCCGCCTCTTCGACCGCCGGATCGTCCTCCCCGAGGCCCTGTACGAGCGGGTCGCCGAGATCCCCGAACGCCGCGACGCGCACGGCGGCATCGTCCGCCCCCTCGACCTCGACGCCGCCGACCGGGAGCTGCGCGCCGCCCGCGATGCCGGTATCACCAGCGCCGCCATCGCCCTGATGCACGCCTACCGCCACCCCGAGCACGAACAGGCCCTCGCGCAGGCCGCCCGCGACCTCGGCTTCACCCAGATCAGCTGCTCCCATGAGGTCAGCCCGCTCATCAAGCTCATTCCCCGCGGTGACACCACCGTCGTGGACGCCTACCTCTCGCCCATCCTGCGCAGGTACGTCGACGAGGTCGCCAGGGAACTGCACGGCGTCCGGCTGATGTTCATGCAGTCCAACGGCGGCCTGCGCGAGGCGGGACACTTCCGCGGCAAGGACGCCGTGCTGTCCGGCCCGGCCGGGGGAGTGGTCGGCATGGCCCGCACCTCCGGGCAGGCCGGATACGACCGGGTCATCGGCTTCGACATGGGCGGCACCTCCACCGATGTCTCGCACTACGCAGGCGAGCTGGAGCGGGTCTACGGCACCCAGGTGGCCGGCGTGCGCATGCGCGCCCCCATGATGAACATCCACACCGTCGCCGCCGGCGGCGGCTCCGTCCTCCACTTCGACGGCCAGCGCTACCGGGTCGGCCCCGACTCCGCCGGCGCCGTCCCCGGGCCCGCCTGCTACCGGCGCGGCGGCCCGCTGACCGTCACCGACGCCAATGTCATGCTCGGCCGCGTCCAGCCCGCGCACTTCCCCGCCGTGTTCGGCCCCGGCGGCGACCAACCCCTTGACGCGCAGGCCGTACACGACGGATTCGCCCGCCTCGCGCAGGCCACCGGCGACCGCCGCAGCCCCGAGGAGGTCGCCGCCGGCTTCCTGGAGATCGCCGTCCTCAACATGGCCAACGCGGTCAAGAAGATCTCCGTCCAGCGCGGCTACGACATCACCCGCTACGCCCTCACCAGCTTCGGCGGGGCCGGCGGCCAGCACGCCTGCGCCGTCGCCGACGCCCTGTCCGTCGACACCGTCATCGTCCCGCCGCTGGCCGGCGTCCTGTCCGCGTACGGCATCGGGCTCGCCGACGCCACCGCGATGCGCGAGCGGTCCGTGGAGACCGAACTCCGCGACGAGAACCTGCCGCTGGTGCGCGAGAGCGCCGCCGACCTCGCCGAGCAGGCCCGCGCCCAGCTCCACGACGACGGCGTCCCGGACGACACCGTCGAGACGGTCACCCGGGTCCATCTGCGCTACGCGGGCACCGACTCCAGCCTCCCGGTGGCACCGGGCACCGCCGCCGCGATGCGAACGGCCTTCGAGGAGGCTCACCGGGCGCGCTACGCCTTCACCATGGACAAGCCGCTCGTCGTCGAGGCCGTGTCGGTCGAAGCCGTCGGCGCGGCGGGCCCGCCCTCGCGGCACACCGTCGAACGCGTCCCGCGCAAGGGCGATTTCGCCCCCGTCGCCGACGTGCGCATGTTCGCTGAGGGCCGCCCGCAGCAGGCAGGCCTCTACCTGCGCGACGACCTGCGCACCGGCGACACCGTCAAAGGCCCCGCGATCATCGCCGAGTCCGATGCCACCACCGTCGTCGAGCCCGGCTGGCAGGCCGCGGCAGGCGAACACGGCCACCTGCTGCTCACCCGGATCCGGCCCCGTCCGAGCCGGACCGCGGTCGGCACGGACGTCGATCCGGTGCTGCTGGAGGTGTTCAACAACCTCTTCATGGCGGTGGCCGAGCAGATGGGCGTACGCCTGGAGAACACCGCCCACTCCGTCAACATCAAGGAGCGGCTGGACTTCTCCTGCGCCCTCTTCGACGCCGAGGGCAACCTCATCGCCAACGCGCCCCACATCCCCGTCCACCTCGGCTCGATGGGCGAATCCATCAAGGAGGTGCTGCGCCGCAACCACGGCCGCCTGCGCCCCGGCGACGTCTACGCGATCAACGACCCGTACCACGGGGGCACCCACCTGCCAGATGTCACCGTCGTCAGCCCGGTCTTCGACGAGCGAGGGGAGCGGCTCCTCTTCCTCGTCGCCTCCCGTGGTCACCACGCCGAGATCGGCGGCCTCACCCCCGGCTCCATGCCCGCCTTCAGCCGCACGATCCACGAGGAAGGCGTCCTCTTCGACAACTGGCTCCTCGTCCGCGACGGCCGCATGCGCGAGGCGGAGACCCGCGCCCTCCTCACCGGCGCCGAGTATCCCTCCCGCGACCCCGAGTCCAACCTCGCGGACCTGCGCGCCCAGATCGCCGCCAACGAGAAGGGCATCAGCGAACTCGCCCGCATGACCGAGGAGTTCGGTCTCGACGTCGTCCACGCCTACATGCGGCACGTCCAGGACAACGCAGAGGAGTCCGTACGCCGCATCATCGCCACCCTCACGGACGGCTCGTACGCCTACGAGACCGACAACGGCGCCGTGATCCGCGTCTCCGTGACGGTGAACCACGACACGCGCAGCGCGGTTCTCGACTTCACAGGCACCTCACCCCAGCAGGACGGCAATTTCAACGCCCCCCAGTCCGTGGTCATGGCCGCCGTCCTGTATGTCTTCCGCACCCTCGTCGCCGACGACATCCCCCTCAACTCCGGCTGCCTCAAACCCCTCGAAGTCCGCATCCCCGCCGGCTCCATGCTCGCCCCGGCCTTCCCCGCCGCGACCGTGGCCGGCAACGTCGAGACCTCCCAGGCCGTCACCGGCGCCCTCTACGCCGCCCTCGGCGTCCAGGCCGAAGGCTCCGGCACGATGAACAACGTCACCTTCGGCAACGCGCGCGTCCAGTACTACGAGACCGTCGCCAGCGGATCCGGTGCCGGGGACGGCTTCGACGGCGCCGACGCCGTCCAGACCCACATGACCAACTCCCGACTCACCGACCCCGAAGTCCTCGAATGGCGCTACCCCGTCCGCGTCGACGGCTTCTCCATCCGCGACACCAGCGGCGGCCCCGGCCACTGGCGCGGCGGCCACGGCGTCGTCCGCCGCATCCGCTTCCTCGAACCCATGACCGTCGCCCTCCTGACCAGCCACCGCCGCGTCCCGCCCTACGGAATGGCCGGAGGCTGCCCCGGCGCCCTCGGCACGAACACCATCGAGCGCGCCGACGGCACGGTCACCTCGCTGCGCGGGTGCGACGCGGCCGAGGTCGGCCCCGGCGACGTACTGGTGGTGGCCACACCGGGCGGCGGGGGCTACGGATCGCAGAACTAG
- a CDS encoding PP2C family protein-serine/threonine phosphatase, with the protein MPSHLHEDHSSAQPPQPGAVEALITQARRLRGEVDAVRRDSATAADDEDPQLRWQRALCDLAMHQLDDLGEHLGQLRDGLSADDQAAIACPDPAAEPPDAPAVQALGRAGSAEWDLLTDAVDWSDELYRIFGRAPQDGPLTLDEMPSWLFSEDQQTLTEVVTGCLVDGRPIDCEFRIVRPDGSVRTVHMVGEPVLDSTGGTASMWAVLRDVSELRRGQRTLRETRDSLQRERQIAQTERRLAVELQEAVLPPWRGSLRFPQGGGPTDIDVAAHYLPSGTSALIGGDWYDALPLPDGATLLTVGDLTGHGVSATSGMAMLLGALRGMAVAGLTPGPLMGWLNQLLDTSAQPALGSALCCRYDPADRTLTWAQAGHPAPVLFRNGTGRVLDPPEGVLLGATSGASYAQATEQLASGDLLVLHTDGLVPHRTAFTPATDTTAGAQRLLGLGPRFEQARTAQDCVRIVVEELGAPEREDDACVLIARFL; encoded by the coding sequence ATGCCGTCCCATCTGCATGAGGATCATTCCTCCGCCCAGCCACCGCAACCCGGTGCGGTGGAAGCGCTCATCACCCAGGCCCGCCGGCTGCGCGGCGAAGTCGACGCCGTACGCCGCGATTCGGCCACGGCCGCCGATGATGAGGACCCGCAGCTTCGGTGGCAGCGCGCGCTCTGCGATCTCGCCATGCACCAGCTGGACGACCTGGGCGAGCACCTCGGCCAGCTCCGCGACGGACTGTCCGCGGACGACCAGGCCGCGATCGCCTGCCCGGACCCGGCCGCCGAACCGCCCGACGCCCCGGCCGTGCAGGCCCTGGGCCGGGCCGGCAGCGCCGAGTGGGACCTGCTGACCGACGCGGTGGACTGGTCCGACGAGCTGTACCGGATCTTCGGACGCGCCCCGCAGGACGGCCCCCTGACTCTCGACGAGATGCCCTCCTGGCTGTTCTCCGAGGACCAGCAGACACTGACCGAGGTCGTCACCGGGTGCCTGGTGGACGGCAGGCCGATCGACTGCGAATTCCGCATCGTGCGTCCGGACGGCTCCGTGCGCACCGTGCACATGGTGGGCGAGCCGGTGCTCGACTCCACCGGCGGCACCGCCTCCATGTGGGCGGTGCTCCGGGATGTGAGTGAGCTGCGCCGCGGCCAGCGCACGCTGCGCGAGACCCGTGACTCGCTGCAGCGCGAGCGGCAGATCGCGCAGACCGAGCGCCGGCTGGCGGTAGAGCTGCAGGAAGCCGTGCTCCCGCCGTGGCGCGGCTCCCTGCGGTTCCCGCAGGGCGGCGGCCCCACCGACATCGACGTGGCGGCCCACTACCTCCCCTCCGGGACCAGCGCGCTGATCGGCGGCGACTGGTACGACGCGCTGCCGCTGCCGGACGGCGCCACGCTGCTCACCGTCGGCGACCTGACCGGCCACGGGGTCAGCGCGACCTCCGGCATGGCCATGCTGCTCGGCGCGCTGCGCGGCATGGCGGTGGCCGGCCTGACACCGGGCCCCCTGATGGGCTGGCTCAACCAGCTGCTGGACACCTCCGCCCAGCCCGCCCTGGGCAGCGCGCTGTGCTGCCGCTACGACCCGGCGGACCGCACCCTCACCTGGGCGCAGGCCGGACACCCCGCCCCGGTGCTGTTCCGCAACGGGACGGGGCGCGTCCTGGATCCGCCCGAGGGCGTACTGCTCGGCGCGACCTCCGGCGCGAGCTACGCCCAGGCCACCGAGCAGCTCGCCTCCGGCGACCTGCTCGTCCTGCACACCGACGGCCTGGTGCCACACCGCACCGCCTTCACCCCCGCGACGGACACCACCGCGGGCGCGCAGCGCCTGCTCGGCCTGGGCCCGCGGTTCGAGCAGGCCCGTACCGCGCAGGACTGCGTACGGATCGTGGTCGAGGAACTCGGCGCGCCGGAACGCGAGGACGACGCCTGCGTGCTGATCGCCAGGTTCCTGTAG
- a CDS encoding SGNH/GDSL hydrolase family protein, whose amino-acid sequence MTPLRFAALGDSLTAGLGDPLPGGEWRGWAALLARGLAADPQGALLLNCSRSGALTADVAGEQLTEALGHRPHLASVVVGANDTLRGSFDIETVAHRLDSVFGALRAQGAELLTACLPDPGRMLGLPWPLARPLGRRMRALNHVVHALSDHYGAVHLHTAQHPWVLDRESWSADKLHPSERGHRLLAREFHTLLTAAGLVGGEPPSVTPDSPGPGRAASAYWMATRGTKWVWDRCTDLLPDLLRLAVTECRHQAAGTVTALELDAHRATVRAIASLKLSAYERLEAA is encoded by the coding sequence ATGACACCCCTGCGGTTCGCCGCCCTCGGCGACTCGCTCACCGCGGGCCTCGGCGACCCGCTCCCCGGCGGCGAGTGGCGCGGCTGGGCGGCGCTGTTGGCGCGCGGGCTCGCGGCGGATCCGCAGGGCGCGCTGCTGCTCAACTGCTCGCGCAGCGGCGCCCTCACCGCCGATGTGGCGGGGGAGCAGCTCACCGAGGCGCTCGGTCACCGCCCGCACCTGGCCTCGGTCGTGGTGGGGGCTAACGACACGCTGCGTGGCTCCTTCGACATCGAGACGGTCGCCCACCGCCTCGACTCGGTCTTCGGCGCCCTGCGCGCGCAGGGCGCCGAACTGCTGACGGCCTGTCTGCCCGACCCGGGCCGGATGCTCGGGCTGCCTTGGCCGCTGGCCCGGCCGCTCGGCCGCCGTATGCGCGCGCTCAACCACGTCGTGCACGCGCTGTCGGACCACTACGGTGCCGTGCATCTGCACACCGCCCAGCACCCCTGGGTCCTGGACCGCGAGTCCTGGAGCGCCGACAAGCTGCACCCCAGCGAACGGGGCCACCGGCTGTTGGCCAGGGAGTTCCACACGCTTCTCACCGCGGCCGGCCTGGTGGGCGGCGAGCCGCCGTCCGTCACCCCCGACAGCCCCGGGCCCGGCCGCGCGGCCAGCGCGTACTGGATGGCGACGCGCGGCACCAAGTGGGTGTGGGACCGCTGTACGGACCTGCTCCCCGATCTGCTGCGCCTGGCCGTGACCGAGTGCCGCCACCAGGCCGCGGGCACGGTCACAGCCCTGGAGCTGGACGCCCACCGCGCGACCGTACGGGCGATCGCCTCGCTGAAGCTGTCCGCGTACGAACGGCTGGAGGCCGCCTGA
- a CDS encoding glycosyltransferase family 4 protein produces the protein MRIAIVTESFPPDVNGVAHCALRTAEHLAARGHDPLVIAPAGPQDPPPGHDPCPVVRVASLPLPGYPQVRVALPSRRTAAAIAAHRADIVHLASPFVLGVRGMAAATRQHIPAVAVYQTDLAGYARTYLSLGESTAWRRIRTVHAAADRTLAPSSASLRDLEAHGIPRVHLWPRGVDSVRFQPAHRDDALRAQLAPNGEILVGYIGRLAPEKHVELLSGVCALPGVRLVVVGDGPSAPALREALPGAVFLGRRTGSELGRIYASLDVFAHTGPFETFCQTVQEAMASGLPVVAPAAGGPLDLVDHGRTGLLVPPGDADAVTGAVRLLAGAPGLREEFGRAGRAAVEGRTWETVGDLLLDHYQQVLYARTAVAA, from the coding sequence ATGCGCATAGCCATCGTCACCGAATCCTTCCCTCCCGACGTCAACGGCGTAGCCCACTGCGCGCTGCGCACCGCCGAGCACCTCGCCGCCCGAGGTCACGACCCGCTCGTCATCGCCCCCGCGGGCCCGCAGGACCCACCCCCGGGCCACGACCCCTGCCCCGTCGTCCGCGTCGCCTCCCTCCCGCTGCCCGGCTACCCGCAGGTGCGGGTCGCGCTGCCGAGCCGCCGCACCGCCGCGGCGATCGCCGCGCACCGGGCGGACATCGTCCACCTGGCCAGTCCCTTCGTCCTGGGCGTACGCGGCATGGCCGCCGCGACCCGCCAGCACATCCCGGCCGTGGCGGTCTACCAGACCGACCTCGCGGGCTATGCCCGCACCTATCTCAGCCTCGGCGAGTCCACGGCCTGGCGCCGGATCCGTACGGTCCACGCGGCCGCCGACCGCACCCTGGCGCCGTCCAGCGCCTCGCTGCGGGACCTCGAAGCGCACGGCATCCCCCGGGTGCACCTGTGGCCGAGGGGTGTGGACTCCGTACGCTTCCAGCCCGCGCACCGCGACGACGCGCTGCGCGCGCAGCTCGCGCCGAACGGCGAGATCCTGGTCGGCTACATCGGCCGGCTCGCCCCCGAGAAGCACGTCGAGCTGCTGAGCGGCGTGTGCGCGCTGCCCGGTGTGCGGCTGGTCGTGGTCGGCGACGGGCCGAGCGCGCCCGCGCTGCGCGAGGCGCTGCCGGGAGCGGTGTTCCTGGGCAGGCGCACCGGCTCGGAGCTGGGCCGGATATACGCGTCGCTGGACGTGTTCGCGCACACCGGCCCCTTCGAGACCTTCTGCCAGACCGTGCAGGAGGCCATGGCCAGCGGACTGCCGGTCGTCGCGCCCGCCGCCGGCGGACCCCTGGACCTGGTCGACCACGGCCGCACCGGCCTGCTCGTGCCGCCCGGCGACGCGGACGCGGTCACCGGGGCGGTGCGGCTGCTGGCCGGCGCCCCGGGGCTGCGCGAGGAGTTCGGCCGGGCCGGGCGCGCGGCGGTCGAAGGCCGCACCTGGGAGACGGTCGGAGACCTGCTCCTGGACCACTACCAGCAGGTTCTGTACGCCCGGACGGCGGTGGCCGCATGA
- a CDS encoding biotin-dependent carboxyltransferase family protein, which yields MTDRALVVVRAGALTTVQDLGRPGHAHVGVAGSGALDRPASALANRLAGNGIEAAVLETTLNGCAVRARCAVTVAVTGAPCAVTVDGRPAAWGAPVTVPAGAVVEVGPAVRGVRSYVAFSGGVAVDPVLGSRSTDLLSGLGPAPLADAAVLPLGEAAGAPGRVDVAPAPGPADELVLHVLLGPRDDWFTKAALRMLAVGAYRVASASNRIGLRTDGPALERARHDELPSEGMVLGAVQVPPDGRPVVFLADHPTTGGYPVVGVVRGRDLAGAAQAAPGTPVRFVPVRRNARPQTGR from the coding sequence GTGACGGACCGTGCGCTGGTGGTCGTAAGGGCGGGCGCCCTGACGACCGTGCAGGATCTCGGGCGGCCCGGGCACGCGCATGTGGGGGTGGCGGGCTCCGGGGCACTGGACCGGCCGGCGAGCGCGCTGGCCAACCGGCTGGCGGGCAACGGCATCGAGGCCGCCGTCCTGGAGACCACGCTGAACGGCTGTGCGGTACGCGCCCGTTGCGCGGTGACCGTGGCGGTGACCGGGGCTCCCTGCGCGGTGACCGTCGACGGGCGGCCCGCCGCCTGGGGGGCGCCGGTGACGGTACCCGCCGGCGCGGTGGTGGAGGTGGGGCCCGCCGTGCGCGGGGTGCGCTCTTATGTCGCGTTCAGCGGGGGCGTCGCCGTGGACCCGGTGCTGGGCAGCCGGTCGACGGACCTGCTGTCCGGGCTGGGCCCGGCGCCGCTGGCCGACGCGGCGGTACTGCCGCTGGGGGAGGCGGCCGGGGCGCCCGGGCGGGTCGATGTGGCTCCGGCTCCGGGACCGGCGGACGAGCTGGTGCTGCACGTGCTGCTCGGGCCCCGCGACGACTGGTTCACCAAAGCCGCCCTGCGCATGCTGGCCGTCGGCGCCTACCGGGTGGCGTCCGCCAGCAACCGCATCGGCCTGCGCACGGACGGGCCGGCGCTGGAGCGGGCACGGCATGACGAACTGCCCAGCGAGGGAATGGTCCTGGGCGCCGTCCAGGTGCCGCCGGACGGACGGCCCGTGGTGTTCCTGGCCGACCATCCGACCACCGGCGGCTATCCGGTGGTGGGCGTCGTACGGGGACGGGACCTGGCGGGGGCCGCGCAAGCGGCGCCGGGAACGCCGGTGCGTTTCGTGCCGGTGCGGCGGAACGCCCGCCCACAAACCGGCCGCTAG